Proteins from a genomic interval of Aspergillus flavus chromosome 7, complete sequence:
- a CDS encoding Sialidase (unnamed protein product) produces the protein MLTQLLLLGLAGLVCVKSVKPPLTPAPPTPSPRPWSTFAENIIYQPDSNHSVLYPRQVELSDGSLLATASFAGDKTPYFPIFKSADGGATWSWISNLTDQVNGLGMSAQPALAELPFAVDDYPAGTILASGNSWGSKSTNIDIYASKDSGHTWKFVSNVARGSGPDITNGNPCIWEPFIEFFNHTIGVFYSDQRDPLHGQKLAHQESADLRSWGPVIDDVSYLNYTARPGMTSISYIPPLGKYILVHEFPGGDSWSGVGYPVYYRMSDSPFDFRFAYGIPIMVDGVQPNASPYVVWSPSGGDNGSIIVSDADHSGVFTNQAGGQPDQWELHDTPQAPAYSRSLHVFEKYPDHLMLLGAGVFDATVNLPLYLSVVSVEDTLKKPAGK, from the exons CACGCAGCTTTTGCTCCTCGGCCTGGCCGGCCTTGTTTGTGTCAAATCAGTCAAGCCTCCCTTGACCCCAGCGCCACCAACACCGTCACCACGGCCGTGGTCCACTTTTGCAGAGAATATCATTTACCAGCCTGACTCAAATCACTCCGTTCTCTATCCCCGGCAGGTTGAACTATCTGATGGAAGTCTCCTTGCGACAGCTTCGTTTGCGGGCGATAAGACTCCATACTTCCCCATATTCAAGAGTGCAGATGGTGGTGCTACCTGGTCTTGGATCTCCAACCTGACTGACCAGGTGAATGGATTGGGAATGTCAGCTCAGCCCGCGCTGGCAGAGTTGCCGTTTGCTGTGGACGACTACCCTGCCGGCACGATTTTGGCCAGTGGAAACAGCTGGGGAAGCAAGAGCACAAACATTGATATCTATGCCAGTAAAGATAGTGGTCATACCTGGAAGTTTGTCAGTAATGTGGCGAGAGGAAGTGGACCGGATATTACGAATGGAAATCCATGCATTTGGGAGCCTTTCATCGA atttttcAACCATACCATCGGCGTGTTCTACTCTGACCAGCGTGATCCACTCCATGGACAGAAGCTTGCTCACCAGGAATCGGCGGATTTAAGATCCTGGGGACCCGTGATAGACGATGTTTCCTACCTCAACTATACTGCTCGTCCTGGAATGACCAGCATTTCCTACATCCCCCCTCTGGGGAAGTATATCCTGGTCCACGAGTTCCCAGGAGGAGATAGCTGGTCCGGAGTAGGCTATCCCGTCTACTATCGAATGTCCGACAGTCCATTTGATTTCCGCTTTGCCTATGGTATCCCCATCATGGTCGATGGAGTCCAGCCCAATGCGTCTCCTTATGTGGTCTGGTCCCCATCCGGTGGTGATAATGGAAGTATAATCGTTAGCGACGCTGATCATAGTGGTGTTTTCACCAACCAAGCCGGTGGCCAGCCTGATCAGTGGGAATTGCATGACACACCTCAAGCGCCCGCATACAGCCGGAGCTTACATGTCTTTGAGAAGTACCCTGATCATTTGATGCTACTCGGTGCAGGCGTGTTTGACGCAACGGTAAATCTGCCGCTTTATCTTAGCGTTGTGAGCGTAGAAGATACCTTGAAGAAGCCAGCTGGGAAATAG
- a CDS encoding S-adenosyl-L-methionine-dependent methyltransferase: MGVYTTDHSTSVLQTHNWRTASNSTAYLLPHITSTSKILDIGCGPGSISVDFASRAPQGHVTGIEYVPDPLDQARELASSKGLTNIEFRVGDIHSLDFPDNTFDIVHVHQVLQHIADPVKALQEMRRVVKPGGIVAARESSVMTWYPENKGIEAWLDITIRMAKAKGGNPHPGRLIHVWAEEAGFEQSRIQKSTGSWCFSTPEERQYWGGSMGARARSSGFAKTALEEGFATKEELESISDGWKKFVDAEQGWFGLLHGEILCRK; the protein is encoded by the coding sequence ATGGGAGTCTATACAACCGATCACTCAACTTCTGTTCTTCAGACTCACAACTGGCGCACCGCGTCAAATTCCACAGCCTACCTTCTCCCCCACATAACCTCAACTTCCAAGATTCTCGATATCGGCTGCGGTCCTGGCTCAATAAGCGTCGACTTCGCAAGCCGTGCACCCCAAGGTCATGTCACTGGAATCGAGTATGTGCCTGACCCCCTGGATCAAGCCCGCGAGTTGGCATCCTCAAAAGGGTTGACAAACATTGAGTTCCGTGTTGGGGATATCCACTCCCTCGATTTCCCCGATAACACCTTCGATATCGTCCACGTCCACCAGGTACTACAACATATCGCAGACCCAGTCAAAGCTTTGCAGGAAATGCGGCGCGTCGTGAAACCCGGTGGAATTGTCGCAGCACGGGAATCTTCGGTTATGACTTGGTATCCCGAGAACAAGGGCATTGAGGCATGGCTTGACATCACTATCCGAATGGCCAAGGCTAAAGGGGGGAATCCACACCCGGGTCGGTTGATTCATGTTTGGGCCGAGGAGGCTGGGTTTGAACAGTCTAGAATTCAGAAGAGCACTGGATCGTGGTGCTTTAGTACCCCCGAAGAGAGACAGTACTGGGGTGGATCGATGGGAGCAAGAGCGAGGTCTTCTGGGTTTGCGAAGACGGCTCTCGAGGAGGGATTTGCAACGAAAGAGGAACTGGAGAGCATCTCTGACGGATGGAAGAAGTTCGTGGATGCGGAGCAGGGATGGTTCGGATTGTTGCATGGTGAGATTTTGTGCCGGAAGTGA
- a CDS encoding C6 finger domain protein, with translation MPTSENHHAKQRPPRKKACNSCTKSKVRCSLEKPVCSRCRSTGRVCEYSVSALAQDSPPGEGVLTEDTGAAYTGPAIYSTPRFDSVSAMPIPVPLANTPSSTAWSPSSHFHVRRQVASGCRDGAGLDFRTVDLVSSANAEDIRDRWLRPYILPPLGQDEIPKVYHPFTLQYISRILSTYPRCLLKDKDVPPIIHRAQIEGKELPPSLANCYSLVRMWEQAVPGSEMMVMSTLEKEMERLSEEHPEHDYELLSAFQAYLLYTIMLYFSPRGGPSLVNDKMMITLMELAFQTARNGLFCAAELAHARPKWESWIVVAAKRRAIFTMYLFSSVYNADRLLPNFVADEMRGVYAPGNKALWEAKERETWSREYDRYLLQWEDGILEISELWRSAETGSAERRERIERWVQSADEFGMTLFGVCAHIHGC, from the exons ATGCCCACATCAGAAAACCATCACGCCAAGCAGCGTCCTCCACGCAAGAAGGCCTGCAATAGCTGCACGAAGTCGAAAGTCCGTTGTAGCCTCGAAAAACCTGTCTGTTCGCGGTGTCGATCGACGGGTCGTGTCTGCGAATATTCTGTCTCGGCGTTGGCACAAGACTCTCCTCCTGGAGAAGGGGTTCTTACAGAAGACACTGGAGCTGCATATACCGGCCCCGCAATATATTCCACACCTCGCTTTGATTCAGTATCTGCCATGCCCATTCCGGTGCCTTTGGCTAATACTCCTTCCAGTACGGCCTGGAGCCCGTCTAGTCACTTTCATGTACGGAGACAGGTCGCCAGTGGCTGCAGGGATGGAGCTGGACTTGATTTTCGAACGGTTGATTTAGTATCTAGTGCTAATGCAGAAGATATTCGCGATCGCTGGCTAAGACCTTATATTCTACCGCCCCTGGGACAAGATGAGATACCCAAGGTTTATCACCCTTTCACGTTGCAGTACATTTCGCGGATATTGAGCACTTATCCGCGGTGCCTGCTGAAGGACAAGGATGTCCCTCCCATCATTCATCGCGCACAGATTGAAGGGAAAGAATTACCGCCATCACTAGCAAATTGCTACAGCCTCGTACGGATGTGGGAACAGGCAGTACCAGGAAGTGAGATGATGGTCATGAGTACACtagagaaggaaatggaaaggctTTCTGAAGAG CATCCTGAACACGACTACGAGCTCCTCTCAGCCTTCCAAGCCTACTTGCTGTACACAATCATGTTGTATTTCTCCCCTCGAGGTGGTCCGTCCCTTGTCAATGATAAGATGATGATCACGCTCATGGAATTGGCTTTCCAGACCGCGCGAAATGGCCTCTTCTGCGCCGCAGAGTTAGCCCACGCACGACCGAAGTGGGAATCCTGGATTGTGGTGGCTGCGAAGCGTCGCGCAATCTTCACTATGTACCTTTTCAGTAGCGTATACAACGCCGACAGGCTACTCCCAAATTTTGTGGCAGACGAGATGAGAGGAGTGTATGCACCGGGGAATAAAGCTTTATGGGAAGCCAAAGAACGAGAAACGTGGAGCAGAGAATACGATAGATATCTCTTACAGTGGGAGGATGGGATACTGGAGATCTCGGAATTATGGAGGTCAGCGGAAACGGGCTCAGCCGAGCGCAGGGAACGAATCGAGCGATGGGTGCAGTCGGCGGATGAGTTCGGGATGACGCTATTCGGCGTTTGTGCCCATATCCATGGCTGTTGA
- a CDS encoding putative tetracycline-efflux transporter, whose protein sequence is MVTTTSDDVHETTALLGRNRVPKEEKPLPKAQILLLCYARAVEPLAFFSIFPYVSQMIQDNGGVKFSDVGFYTGLTESLFSLTQAIVMIFWGRAADRVGRKPVLVFSLFGVTVATVLFGLAKSITQMVLFRCLAGVFAGTIVTIRTMIAEHSTSETQARSFSWFAFSGNLGLFLGPLLGGSLANPARQYPGVFKDTGFFADYPYALSSLVVALIGATAAFSSLLFVQETLKKEPATSGSNPDKDLSTWQLLKAPSVGIVLYTYGHIMVLAFAYTAIIPVFWFTPTYLGGYGFTPLQISVLMGVNGAAQSAWLLLAFPPLQKKIGSNGVIRLCAYAYPFFFLACPAGNILLRLDSEVSVKLFWIFLPIALAVGCGVSMSFTAIQLILNDVSPSPKVLGTLNAVALTGVSGLRAICPALFTTLFALGVRTQLAGGYAIWVLMILLAATLSVAARYLPEPEKPDES, encoded by the coding sequence ATGGTTACCACAACATCAGATGATGTGCATGAGACTACGGCTCTACTTGGGCGCAACAGGGttcccaaagaggaaaagccTCTGCCAAAGGCTCAGATCCTGCTACTCTGTTATGCTCGTGCCGTGGAgcccttggccttcttctccatcttccctTATGTCAGTCAGATGATCCAGGACAACGGGGGTGTCAAGTTTTCGGATGTCGGTTTCTATACAGGGCTCACAGAGTCCCTATTTTCCCTCACTCAGGCCATAGTGATGATTTTCTGGGGCCGAGCGGCCGATCGCGTCGGGCGGAAGCCCGTCCTGGTCTTCTCCTTATTCGGCGTGACCGTGGCGACGGTCCTCTTCGGACTGGCGAAGAGTATCACGCAGATGGTTTTATTTAGGTGCCTTGCCGGTGTCTTTGCGGGGACTATCGTCACCATCCGCACTATGATCGCCGAGCACAGCACGAGCGAGACACAAGCCCGATCATTCAGTTGGTTCGCTTTCAGTGGAAACTTGGGTCTCTTCCTTGGTCCTCTGTTGGGTGGTAGTCTTGCCAACCCAGCACGCCAGTATCCAGGTGTATTTAAGGACACTGGGTTCTTCGCTGACTACCCATACGCGCTATCGAGCCTGGTGGTGGCGCTGATCGGAGCTACCGCTGCCTTTTCTAGTCTTTTATTCGTCCAAGAGACGTTGAAAAAAGAGCCTGCTACATCGGGTTCTAACCCCGATAAAGACCTGTCAACCTGGCAGCTTTTGAAAGCCCCTAGTGTTGGGATAGTTCTCTACACATATGGACATATTATGGTACTCGCCTTTGCCTACACAGCTATCATCCCGGTCTTTTGGTTCACTCCTACGTACCTCGGTGGATACGGCTTCACTCCTCTGCAAATTTCGGTGCTGATGGGTGTGAACGGCGCCGCCCAGTCTGCATGGCTCCTCCTAGCTTTCCCTCCattgcagaagaagatcgggTCGAATGGAGTCATCCGCTTATGTGCCTATGCctatcctttcttcttccttgcctgTCCGGCTGGTAATATACTCCTGCGCCTGGACAGCGAGGTATCTGTTAAGCTTTTCTGGATTTTCCTACCAATAGCGCTGGCCGTCGGCTGTGGGGTCAGCATGAGCTTCACAGCCATCCAGCTCATTTTGAACGACGTCTCCCCATCGCCAAAAGTCTTGGGTACGCTGAATGCCGTGGCCTTGACCGGGGTTAGCGGCCTGAGGGCAATTTGCCCTGCCCTTTTCACCACCCTCTTCGCTTTGGGGGTGAGAACGCAACTTGCCGGGGGATATGCCATTTGGGTACTGATGATCTTGCTCGCTGCCACGTTGTCGGTTGCCGCGCGATATCTACCTGAGCCCGAAAAGCCTGATGAATCTTAA
- a CDS encoding isoprenoid synthase domain-containing protein: MGKKQKDWVEERNKLGDELRDDYLPISTTFKDENTPPKNLVETTIDTDIPTATIELNQGPSPQNRTRNIQYAFDPVDNATAKQLSSPFSFLSPENIPLPVFQHANRLVPSSLGVPWPTSFPTTFQSKYWVEVEERTRAYTQELLALRPGKYQAKYIEAVIDGAVSLLVNAVPMGNLTRLKSLTKLYVFFFLSDDLVNSNNRVTMVPSHVDGKDEQEPEYTVYNMLAKEFLSEDFVQGKRLLESVISWISAAQHTPPETFPTLEDYMAYRASDVGAGMEFACDITLSNTDIEAVEHLRSLCEKHFLLTNDLYSYAKEAIAEQEHGDSVLNAVRVVQRLMNTSENSSKAIVRQVIWDVERQMNEEYERLLQDAPKSQLTYAQGLIVCAAGNMFFSATCARYARVVEGSRLHV, from the exons ATGggcaagaaacagaaagattGGGTGGAAGAACGCAATAAACTAGGCGATGAATTGCGGGATGATTACCTGCCTATCAGTACTACTTTT AAAGATGAGAACACCCCTCCCAAGAACCTGGTCGAAACAACCATCGATACGGATATCCCAACTGCCACTAT AGAGCTCAACCAGGGGCCTAGCCCACAGAATCGGACGAGGAACATCCAGTATGCCTTCGACCCAGTCGACAATGCGACGGCGAAACAACTATCCAGTCCATTCTCCTTCCTAAGTCCTGAGAATATTCCGCTCCCCGTATTCCAGCATGCGAATCGCCTCGTCCCATCCAGCCTCGGCGTCCCATGGCCCACCTCCTTCCCCACCACCTTCCAGTCGAAATACTGGGTAgaagtggaggagaggaCAAGGGCATATACTCAAGAACTCCTAGCCCTACGGCCGGGAAAATATCAAGCGAAATATATCGAGGCGGTTATCGACGGGGCGGTCTCACTGCTAGTAAATGCGGTACCAATGGGCAACTTGACGAGGTTGAAGTCCCTCACAAAGCTCTAcgtgttcttctttctgagTGATG ATCTGGTTAATTCCAACAAT CGAGTGACGATGGTCCCTAGTCATGTTGACGGGAAGGATGAACAGGAACCAGAATATACAGTTTACAACATGCTGGCCAAAGAATTTCTTTCAGAAGATTTTGTGCAGGGGAAGAGATTGCTGGAAAGCGTTATATCTTGGATATCGGCCGCACAACATACGCCCCCTGAGACATTTCCTACGTTAGAGGATTATATGGCGTATCGAGCGAGCGATGTGGGAGCTGG TATGGAATTCGCTTGCGACATTACCTTGTCCAACACTGACATCGAAGCCGTCGAACATCTCAGATCACTCTGTGAAAAGCACTTCTTACTAACAAATGACCTGTACTCCTATGCTAAAGAAGCAATCGCTGAACAGGAGCATGGTGACTCTGTCCTCAACGCCGTTCGGGTCGTTCAGCGCCTGATGAATACCTCGGAAAATTCGTCAAAAGCGATTGTTCGCCAAGTTATCTGGGATGTAGAGCGCCAGATGAACGAGGAATATGAACGTCTGCTTCAGGATGCGCCAAAGTCGCAGCTAACATATGCACAGGGGCTAATAGTCTGCGCTGCAGGGAACATGTTCTTCTCAGCCACCTGTGCTCGCTACGCGCGAGTCGTTGAGGGATCAAGATTGCATGTATAG
- a CDS encoding putative NADH-cytochrome B5 reductase: MAQIRRLPASLATKTTFFSALAAFGIGAYCARSYFLPQVHAESDEAPVMFSKFGFTTLRVQSVKAVNHNTKRLVFEFPDKNARSGLSLTSALLTFCRPTGRWLPVLRPYTPISDLNQQGTLELMVKQYPNGKASTHIHSLAPGDTLTFLTALKGFSWVPNQYPQIYAIAGGAGITPIYQLIRGILDNPNDKTKIKLVFGVNSEQDLLLREELEEYKKRFPGRFEYVYTVSRLEEEKEGLRTGYVTEELLRGVVDGKGEGAKVFVCGPPAMEESLVGKRGILDRLGFEKGQVYRF, translated from the exons ATGGCTCAAATTAGACGACTTCCCGCGTCCCTAGCGACAAAGACTACTTTTTTCTCCGCGCTCGCTGCCTTCGGTATCGGGGCTTACTGCGCTCGATCTTATTTTCTTCCCCAGGTTCACGCGGAATCAGACGAGGCGCCCGTGATGTTCTCCAAGTTCGGGTTTACGACTCTGCGTGTGCAGAGCGTTAAGGCCGTGAATCATAATACGAAGCGGCTCGTGTTTGAGTTCCCAGATAAGAATGCTAGGAGTGGGTTGTCGTTGACTT CGGCACTGCTTACATTCTGCCGACCAACTGGACGGTGGTTACCTGTTCTCAGACCGTATACACCAATTAGTGATCTGA ACCAACAAGGAACCCTAGAGCTAATGGTAAAACAATACCCCAACGGCAAAGCAAGCACTCACATCCACTCCCTTGCTCCGGGGGACaccctcactttcctcacaGCCCTCAAGGGCTTCTCCTGGGTCCCGAACCAATACCCTCAGATCTACGCTATAGCTGGCGGAGCCGGCATAACGCCCATTTACCAACTTATCCGGGGAATTCTGGATAACCCGAATGATAAGACGAAGATTAAGCTTGTCTTTGGCGTGAATAGTGAGCAGGATTTGTTGCTcagggaggagctggaggagtATAAGAAGCGGTTTCCTGGGCGGTTTGAGTATGTTTATACGGTTAGTcggttggaggaggagaaggagggatTGAGGACGGGGTATGTGACTGAAGAGCTCTTGAGGGGCGTTGTTGATGGGAAGGGGGAGGGTGCGAAGGTGTTTGTTTGTGGGCCGCCTGCTATGGAGGAGTCGTTGGTTGGGAAGAGGGGGATTTTGGATAGGTTGGGGTTTGAGAAAGGGCAGGTTTATAGGTTTTAG
- a CDS encoding GDSL-like lipase/acylhydrolase domain protein: MRFSLLSLAWAFQAAATILENGQERLNPYPGQAEQVSVDDSWKSYGADASEISYKGRWDSTYTSWWSVPGVKFGFTGDKLAVSFGEHTSKDVLVAYRIGGLDWEFSNVTANSAYQFVEPGSSALNETEYTDHKTFELRVQIDSVYVASDARLVKAAEFNRTVEIIGDSLASGQYATYEGLASWGFNFAAGLGNAEYTITAYPGICLVDKQCYGGDARGMTYQWSRASDVGDRANAAFGDKPEAWNFTAHRVADLVIINLGTNDARTVNNVPSDDYYQSYVKMVENVHGVWPDAQIVLMSLWGNFIKSGSTWVQETIYESEVQKVYQHFEKNGYVHYFDTKGILQHNDISPGGHPTDFGHLKIASHLMQWTKIKLGWEFGATGPEVQHDTTYWNNQDSYKRSVFSDPFI; this comes from the exons ATGCGGTTTTCGCTGTTGTCGCTGGCTTGGGCGTTCCAGGCTGCTGCTACAATCTTGGAGAATGGGCAGGAGAGGCTGAATCCTTATCCTGGGCAGGCTGAGCAGGTGTCTGTTGATGATTCTTGGAAGAGTTACGGGGCCGACGCGTCGGAGATCTCGTACAAGGGGAGGTGGGATAGTACTTATACTTCTT GGTGGTC TGTTCCTGGTGTCAAGTTTGGATTTACGGGCGATAAG CTCGCAGTGAGCTTTGGTGAACACACGTCGAAGGATGTACTTGTGGCTTATCG GATTGGTGGGCTTGATTGGGAGTTTTCGAATGTTACGGCCAATTCAGCCTATCAGTTTGTCGAGCCTGGATCGTCGGCACTGAATGAAACAGAGTATACGGATCACAAGACGTTTGAACTGCGAG TCCAAATTGATAGCGTCTATGTTGCTTCGGACGCGCGGTTGGTAAAAGCCGCAGAGTTCAATAGAACTGTAGAGATCATTGGAGATTC GCTCGCATCAGGGCAGTACGCTACTTATGAGGGTCTCGCGTCGTGGGGTTTTAACTTCGCGGCCGGTTTAGGCAATGCTGAGTATACGATCACT GCGTATCCCGGAATTTGCTTGGTAGACAAGCAATGTTATGGTGGCGATGCTCGCGGCATG ACATATCAATGGTCCCGTGCCTCAGATGTGGGCGACCGCGCGAATGCAGCCTTCGGCGACAAACCTGAAGCGTGGAATTTCACCGCTCATCGTGTGGCTGACCTGGTGATCATCAATTTGGGTACGAACGATGCTAGAACAGTGAATAATGTCCCCAGCGACGATTACTACCAGAGCTACGTTAAGATGGTGGAGAACGTGCATGGCGTTTGGCCTGATGCGCAGATTGTCCTCATG TCCCTTTGGGGTAATTTCATCAAATCTGGCTCAACCTGGGTGCAGGAAACGATCTATGAGTCCGAAGTACAGAAGGTATACCAGCACTTCGAAAAGAATGGATACGTGCATTACTTCGACACGAAGGGAATTCTACAGCACAACGATATCTCGCCGGGTGGTCATCCAACAGACTTCGGACATTTGAAAATTGCAAGCCATCTCATGCAGTGGACGAAGATCAAGCTTGGATGGGAGTTTGGAGCCACCGGACCCGAGGTGCAGCATGACACCACCTATTGGAATAACCAAGACAGCTACAAACGGTCGGTCTTCTCTGATCCATTCATCTGA